In one window of Sphingomonas glaciei DNA:
- a CDS encoding protein adenylyltransferase SelO family protein, with product MTPVQPYQPDPRILELGDGFYDPVRAAEFPACTARFVNERAAAEVGLESADWARHFCRFEPLPGNLEAPLALRYHGHQFRSYNPELGDGRGFLFAQLRDRGGRLTDLGTKGSGQTPWSRFGDGRLTLKGGVREVLATEMLEALGVNTSRTFALFETGEELQRNDEPSPARSAVLTRLSHGHIRIGTFQRLAFGEDVEGLERLVSYCLEHLYGEPADGGAERLFALVTERTAALAASYMVAGFVHGVLNTDNINITGESFDYGPWRFAPTWEPGFTAAYFDHSGLYAFGRQPEAIQWNLAQLAGCLALLTDGHERLQASLEGFAAHFHAALSAGMVRRLGLTPAGAEEDRVVARAVVAALGTGKVGIDRFFFDWFGGARPTGEAYADPAFEALAEAIGDRRGERRHAYWSDAQPCSILIDEVEAIWAAIASDDDWAPFEDKVAAIRRMGEALTETAGSASSPTP from the coding sequence ATGACGCCTGTGCAACCCTACCAACCCGATCCGCGCATCCTGGAGCTTGGCGACGGCTTCTACGACCCGGTCCGGGCGGCGGAGTTTCCGGCGTGCACGGCGCGGTTCGTGAATGAGCGCGCAGCGGCAGAGGTCGGGCTGGAGTCGGCCGACTGGGCGCGGCACTTCTGCCGGTTCGAGCCGCTGCCGGGCAATCTCGAGGCGCCGCTGGCGCTGCGCTATCACGGGCATCAGTTCCGGTCGTACAATCCGGAGCTTGGCGATGGGCGCGGGTTCCTGTTTGCGCAGCTACGCGACCGTGGCGGGCGGCTGACGGACCTCGGCACCAAGGGTTCGGGGCAGACGCCGTGGAGTAGGTTCGGCGACGGGCGGCTGACGCTCAAGGGCGGGGTGCGCGAGGTGCTGGCGACCGAGATGCTGGAAGCGCTGGGTGTCAACACGAGCCGGACCTTCGCACTGTTCGAGACGGGCGAGGAATTGCAGCGCAACGACGAGCCCTCCCCGGCCCGCTCGGCCGTGCTGACCCGGCTGAGCCATGGGCACATCCGGATCGGCACCTTTCAAAGGCTGGCGTTTGGCGAGGACGTCGAGGGACTCGAGCGGCTGGTGAGCTATTGCCTCGAGCATCTGTATGGCGAGCCGGCCGATGGCGGGGCCGAGCGGCTGTTCGCGCTGGTGACCGAGCGGACCGCGGCGCTGGCGGCGAGCTACATGGTGGCCGGCTTCGTCCATGGGGTGCTCAACACCGACAATATCAACATCACCGGCGAGAGCTTCGACTATGGGCCGTGGCGGTTCGCGCCGACCTGGGAGCCCGGCTTCACCGCGGCCTATTTCGATCATTCCGGGCTCTATGCGTTCGGGCGGCAGCCGGAGGCGATCCAGTGGAACCTGGCGCAGCTGGCGGGGTGCCTGGCGCTGCTGACCGACGGGCACGAGCGGCTGCAGGCGAGCTTGGAGGGCTTCGCCGCCCACTTCCACGCAGCCCTTTCGGCGGGGATGGTGCGGCGGCTGGGTCTGACCCCCGCTGGGGCCGAGGAAGATCGGGTGGTTGCCCGGGCGGTGGTGGCGGCGCTGGGGACCGGCAAGGTCGGGATCGACCGTTTCTTTTTCGACTGGTTCGGCGGCGCGCGTCCGACGGGCGAGGCTTATGCCGATCCGGCGTTCGAGGCACTGGCCGAGGCGATCGGGGACCGGCGGGGTGAGCGGCGCCACGCCTATTGGTCGGACGCGCAACCCTGTTCGATTCTGATCGACGAGGTCGAAGCAATCTGGGCGGCGATTGCCAGCGACGACGATTGGGCGCCGTTCGAGGACAAGGTGGCGGCGATACGGCGGATGGGCGAGGCCTTGACGGAGACGGCGGGCTCGGCTTCTTCGCCAACTCCATGA
- the dcd gene encoding dCTP deaminase: MSILSDRWIREQAQNSGMIEPFVEAQRRDGCISYGLSSYGYDARVADEFKIFTNVDSAVVDPKDFAANSFVDRKTDCCIIPPNSFALARTVEYFRVPRDVLVICLGKSTYARCGIIVNVTPLEPGWEGHVTLEFSNTTPLPAKIYANEGACQFLFLKGNEPCEVSYADRAGKYQGQQGVTLPKL, from the coding sequence ATGAGCATCCTTTCCGACCGCTGGATCCGCGAGCAGGCCCAGAACTCCGGCATGATCGAGCCGTTCGTCGAGGCGCAGCGGCGCGACGGGTGCATCAGCTATGGCCTGTCGAGCTACGGCTATGACGCCCGGGTCGCGGACGAGTTCAAGATCTTCACCAACGTCGATTCGGCGGTGGTCGACCCCAAGGACTTCGCCGCCAACAGTTTCGTCGATCGCAAGACCGACTGCTGCATCATCCCGCCCAACAGCTTCGCGCTGGCGCGTACGGTGGAATATTTCCGGGTGCCGCGCGACGTGCTGGTGATCTGCCTCGGCAAATCGACCTATGCGCGGTGCGGGATCATCGTGAACGTCACCCCGCTCGAGCCGGGCTGGGAAGGGCATGTGACGCTGGAGTTCAGCAACACCACGCCGCTGCCGGCGAAGATCTACGCCAACGAGGGGGCGTGCCAGTTCCTGTTCCTCAAGGGCAACGAGCCGTGCGAGGTCAGCTATGCCGACCGCGCGGGCAAGTATCAGGGGCAGCAGGGGGTGACGCTGCCCAAGCTGTGA
- a CDS encoding NADPH-dependent FMN reductase, translating into MPKTIAVLRGSPRADSLTKKLARGIELAVGDRLTFKDVEIHALPLYNPDLEKDAAHPAWDAFRAAVMGCDGLLFVSPEWNRSVPGGLKNAIDIGSRPYGQGVFQQKPAAVVTQSTGGTGGFGCNHHLRQSLVHLDAIVLGQPEMYVGNLSAGKFGDDGKVSDEGLAKLIDGFADTFIAWVDRQA; encoded by the coding sequence ATGCCCAAGACCATCGCCGTCCTTCGCGGCAGCCCGCGTGCCGACAGCCTGACCAAAAAGCTTGCCCGGGGCATCGAACTCGCGGTCGGCGACCGGCTGACGTTCAAGGACGTCGAGATCCACGCGCTGCCGCTCTACAATCCTGACCTCGAAAAGGACGCGGCCCACCCCGCCTGGGACGCCTTCCGCGCCGCGGTGATGGGCTGCGACGGACTGCTATTCGTCTCGCCCGAATGGAACCGCTCGGTCCCCGGCGGCCTCAAGAATGCGATCGACATCGGCTCGCGGCCCTACGGTCAGGGCGTTTTCCAGCAAAAGCCCGCCGCCGTCGTCACTCAATCGACAGGCGGCACCGGCGGCTTCGGCTGCAACCACCACCTCCGTCAGAGTTTGGTCCACCTCGACGCCATTGTACTCGGCCAACCCGAAATGTACGTCGGCAACCTGTCGGCGGGCAAGTTCGGCGACGACGGCAAGGTCAGCGACGAAGGCCTCGCCAAGCTGATCGATGGCTTCGCCGACACCTTCATCGCGTGGGTCGACAGGCAGGCCTGA
- the rnr gene encoding ribonuclease R produces the protein MPRKPAHTGLPTSRQILDFIEKSGQPAGKREIARAFGLHGHDKIALKALLKDMADEGLIDSAPGRAFHKTGGVPRVTVLRIVAIEEQALAVPDNWQGEGPPPKLRVLEKGRRSALALNDRILARTEERGSGHVAHLMKKLQRSADLILGVVHEDEAGAKWLKPVDKRERRQLPLSDLGEAQTGDLVLAEPSGRPPRVSAKVDAVLGDPFAPRSFSLIAIHKHGLPHEFPNETVEEAREVSSLPLGSDREDLRHLPIVAIDPADARDHDDAIWASPREDGGWDAIVAIADVSFYVRPGSALDREARRRGNSVYFPDRVVPMLPHELSSDICSLKEGQDRAALACHLQVGPDGSLEAHRFTRAVIRVAANIAYEDAQRAIDGEGGVEPELLDTALKPLWDCWAALYAARQKREPLELDLPERQVVLDEKGRITSVAPRERLDAHKLVEDFMIAANVAAAKALEAKKAPVMYRVHETPGREKLTALKDYLATFDMEFALGQVIKPATFNRIIERVGDGDALPEITEQILRTQTQARYSPDPLGHFGLALPSYAHFTSPIRRYADLLVHRALVSHYKLGEGGLPADDAARFTEIGELISMLERRAMEAERDTIDRYVAAYLADHVGQLLDCRISGVQPFGFFATVDGLGGDGLILAADLGHEYFRYDEAGRQLVGDETGETYRIGQRLQLRLTEANPVSGALRFELPEGSYGRPAGGPREQRRDRVFKPAGGRRGRPANIRHQSRKR, from the coding sequence ATGCCCCGCAAGCCCGCCCACACCGGCCTTCCCACCTCCAGGCAGATCCTCGACTTCATCGAGAAGTCGGGCCAGCCTGCCGGCAAGCGCGAGATCGCCCGCGCCTTCGGCCTGCACGGTCACGACAAGATCGCCTTGAAGGCCCTGCTCAAGGACATGGCCGACGAGGGGCTGATCGACAGCGCTCCCGGCCGCGCCTTCCACAAGACGGGCGGCGTGCCCCGTGTCACCGTGCTCCGCATCGTCGCGATCGAGGAGCAGGCGCTCGCGGTTCCCGACAATTGGCAGGGGGAGGGGCCGCCGCCAAAACTCCGCGTGCTCGAGAAGGGCCGCCGCTCGGCACTCGCGCTCAACGATCGCATTCTCGCCCGTACCGAGGAGCGCGGGTCGGGCCATGTCGCCCACCTAATGAAGAAGCTGCAGCGCTCGGCCGACCTCATCCTCGGCGTCGTCCACGAGGACGAAGCGGGCGCCAAGTGGCTGAAACCCGTCGACAAGCGTGAACGCCGCCAGCTTCCCCTGTCCGACCTCGGGGAGGCGCAGACCGGGGACCTCGTCCTGGCCGAACCCTCCGGCCGCCCGCCGCGCGTGTCGGCCAAGGTCGACGCCGTCCTCGGCGATCCCTTCGCCCCGCGCAGCTTCAGCCTGATCGCCATTCACAAGCACGGGCTTCCGCACGAATTCCCCAACGAAACGGTCGAGGAAGCGCGCGAGGTGTCGAGCCTGCCGCTCGGCTCCGACCGCGAGGACCTGCGCCACCTGCCGATCGTCGCCATCGACCCCGCCGACGCCCGCGACCATGACGACGCCATCTGGGCCTCGCCCCGCGAAGACGGCGGGTGGGATGCGATCGTCGCCATCGCCGACGTCAGCTTCTACGTCCGCCCCGGCAGCGCGCTCGACCGCGAAGCCCGCCGCCGCGGCAACAGCGTCTACTTCCCCGACCGCGTCGTCCCGATGCTGCCGCACGAACTGTCGTCCGACATCTGTTCGCTGAAGGAAGGCCAGGACCGCGCCGCGCTCGCCTGCCACCTCCAGGTCGGCCCCGACGGTAGCCTCGAGGCGCACCGCTTCACCCGCGCCGTGATCCGGGTCGCCGCCAATATCGCCTATGAGGACGCCCAGCGCGCCATCGATGGCGAAGGCGGGGTGGAACCCGAATTGCTCGACACCGCGCTGAAGCCGCTGTGGGACTGCTGGGCCGCGCTTTACGCCGCCCGCCAGAAGCGCGAGCCGCTCGAACTCGACCTGCCCGAACGCCAGGTCGTCCTCGACGAGAAGGGTCGAATCACCTCGGTCGCCCCGCGCGAGCGGCTCGACGCGCACAAACTGGTCGAAGATTTCATGATCGCCGCCAACGTCGCCGCCGCCAAGGCGCTGGAGGCGAAGAAGGCGCCGGTCATGTACCGCGTCCACGAGACGCCCGGCCGTGAGAAGCTGACCGCGCTCAAGGATTATCTCGCCACCTTCGATATGGAGTTCGCGCTGGGCCAGGTGATCAAGCCCGCGACCTTCAACCGCATCATCGAGCGGGTTGGGGACGGGGATGCGCTGCCCGAGATCACCGAGCAGATCCTGCGCACCCAGACCCAGGCCCGCTACTCGCCCGATCCGCTCGGCCACTTCGGGCTGGCGCTGCCGTCCTACGCCCACTTCACCTCGCCGATCCGCCGCTACGCCGATCTCCTCGTCCACCGCGCGCTGGTCAGTCACTACAAGCTGGGCGAAGGCGGATTGCCCGCTGACGACGCCGCCCGCTTCACCGAGATTGGCGAGCTCATCTCCATGCTCGAACGCCGCGCAATGGAGGCCGAGCGCGACACCATCGACCGCTACGTCGCCGCCTATCTCGCCGATCACGTCGGCCAATTGCTCGATTGCCGCATCTCGGGCGTCCAGCCGTTCGGCTTCTTCGCCACAGTTGATGGTCTCGGCGGTGACGGCCTGATCCTTGCCGCCGACCTTGGGCATGAATATTTCCGCTACGACGAGGCCGGGCGCCAGCTGGTCGGTGACGAGACCGGCGAAACCTATCGCATCGGCCAGCGACTCCAGCTGCGCCTGACCGAAGCCAATCCGGTCAGCGGCGCGCTCCGTTTCGAGCTTCCGGAGGGCAGCTACGGCCGTCCCGCCGGAGGCCCCAGGGAACAACGGCGTGACCGCGTCTTTAAGCCTGCTGGCGGTCGCCGCGGCCGACCGGCAAACATCCGCCACCAATCCCGCAAGCGCTAG
- a CDS encoding replicative DNA helicase, protein MAEILLHPGAGPAETPVQQLPHNVEAEAALLGALLMDNRLVEDVQLKLRADHFFEPLHGRIYDAVLRLTDRNMIANPVTLKPLFEADEAMRQVGGPSYLAQLTGSGAALIAARDFASQIYDLALLRSLVAVGRDLVTGALDTSEDVKPLEQIERAETELYKVAEQGGGEGKVKTFADASKEALLIAEAALNSGGALSGITTGFTEVNSRMGGMHRSDLIILAGRPGMGKTSLATNIAFNAARRMLQDNADGIVSERSAGAAVAFFSLEMSADQLATRVLAEQSNIPGTQIRTGNMNINEFREFARVAAELNSLPLYIDDTPGLTIAALRARARRLKRQKNIGLVIVDYLQLLSGTGKSSDGNRVQEISEISRGLKSLAKELHVPVVALSQLSRAVEQREDKRPQLSDLRESGSIEQDADMVWFIYRGDYYLMAKQPPDDHPDLPSWQEEMAKIYGTAELIIAKQRHGATGKVKLKFDARITKFTDLVEEGHTPDFH, encoded by the coding sequence ATGGCCGAAATCCTCCTTCATCCGGGCGCCGGGCCCGCCGAGACCCCGGTCCAGCAGCTTCCCCACAATGTCGAGGCCGAGGCCGCGCTGCTTGGCGCGCTGCTGATGGACAACCGGCTGGTCGAGGACGTCCAGCTCAAGCTGCGCGCCGATCATTTCTTCGAGCCGTTGCACGGCCGCATCTACGACGCCGTGCTCCGGCTGACCGATCGCAACATGATCGCCAACCCGGTGACGTTGAAGCCCCTGTTCGAAGCGGACGAAGCGATGCGGCAGGTCGGCGGCCCGTCCTATCTCGCGCAGCTGACCGGATCGGGCGCGGCGCTGATCGCGGCGCGCGACTTCGCCTCCCAGATTTACGACCTTGCGCTTCTACGCAGCCTGGTCGCGGTCGGGCGCGACCTCGTCACCGGCGCCCTCGACACCTCGGAGGACGTCAAGCCGCTCGAACAGATCGAGCGCGCCGAGACCGAACTCTACAAGGTCGCCGAGCAGGGCGGGGGCGAAGGCAAGGTCAAGACCTTCGCCGACGCGTCGAAGGAAGCGCTTCTGATCGCCGAGGCCGCCCTTAACTCGGGTGGTGCGCTGTCGGGGATCACCACCGGCTTCACCGAGGTCAATTCGCGAATGGGCGGCATGCACCGCTCCGACCTCATCATCCTCGCCGGGCGCCCCGGCATGGGCAAGACCTCGCTCGCCACCAACATCGCCTTCAATGCCGCCCGGCGGATGCTCCAGGACAATGCCGACGGCATCGTGTCCGAGCGCTCGGCCGGCGCTGCGGTGGCCTTTTTCAGCCTCGAAATGTCGGCCGACCAGCTGGCGACCCGCGTGCTCGCCGAACAGAGCAATATCCCCGGCACGCAGATCCGCACCGGCAACATGAACATCAACGAATTCCGCGAGTTCGCGCGGGTCGCGGCCGAGCTCAACAGCCTGCCGCTCTACATCGACGACACCCCCGGCCTGACCATCGCCGCCCTGCGCGCCCGCGCCCGCCGGCTGAAGCGCCAGAAGAACATCGGGCTGGTGATCGTCGACTATCTCCAGCTGCTCAGCGGGACGGGCAAGAGCAGCGATGGCAATCGCGTCCAGGAAATCTCCGAGATCAGCCGCGGCCTCAAGAGCCTCGCCAAGGAACTGCACGTGCCCGTCGTCGCCCTGTCCCAGCTCAGCCGTGCGGTCGAGCAGCGCGAAGACAAGCGCCCGCAGCTGTCCGACCTTCGCGAATCGGGCTCGATCGAGCAGGACGCCGACATGGTCTGGTTCATCTACCGCGGCGACTATTACCTGATGGCCAAGCAGCCGCCGGACGACCATCCCGACCTGCCGTCGTGGCAAGAGGAAATGGCCAAGATCTACGGCACCGCCGAACTGATCATCGCCAAGCAGCGCCACGGCGCCACCGGCAAGGTCAAGCTCAAGTTCGATGCCCGGATCACCAAGTTCACCGATCTGGTGGAAGAGGGGCACACGCCCGACTTCCACTAG
- the astD gene encoding succinylglutamate-semialdehyde dehydrogenase produces MTLISFEPATGDTLWSGEPGDAATEVAAAREAFPAWAAQPVTYRAETLRRFANAVRAREAEFARLIARETGKPLWEAKTEVGAVVGKVEISISAYMQRTGTTRQEAALGSKVAVRHKPHGVLAVLGPYNFPAHLPNGHIVPALLAGNTVVFKPSEKTPAVGEMLVQLYHEAGVPEGAVRLLIGGPNEGRALAGEDGIDGLLFTGSARAGQALHRQFADMPHKILALELGGNNPLVVWDAADTAAAATIAVQSAYLSAGQRCTAARRLIVPEGRAGDALVQAMLKLMDRLIVGEPFAEPQPFMGPVIDNDAADHIQAQFLDLMIKGGKVIRRLDRPQEQQPFLTPALIEVTDVAGRPDEEMFGPALQLIRVDSFEAAIAEANNTRFGLAASLVGGSPEQFDRFWNEVRAGVINWNKPTNGAPSNAPFGGVGLSGNHRPSAAYAADYCAYPVTSSEAEIARATIGEGLRDPTMLED; encoded by the coding sequence ATGACATTGATTTCCTTTGAGCCGGCGACCGGCGACACCCTGTGGTCCGGCGAGCCCGGCGATGCGGCGACCGAGGTCGCAGCCGCGCGCGAAGCCTTTCCGGCCTGGGCCGCGCAGCCGGTCACGTATCGCGCCGAGACCCTGCGCCGCTTTGCCAATGCGGTGCGGGCGAGGGAAGCGGAGTTCGCCCGGCTGATCGCGCGCGAGACGGGCAAGCCCCTGTGGGAGGCGAAGACCGAAGTCGGCGCGGTGGTCGGCAAGGTCGAGATTTCGATCAGCGCCTACATGCAGCGGACCGGGACCACCCGCCAGGAAGCGGCGCTGGGGTCCAAGGTCGCGGTTCGGCACAAGCCGCACGGGGTGCTGGCGGTGCTGGGGCCGTACAATTTCCCGGCGCACCTGCCCAACGGGCACATCGTTCCGGCGCTGCTCGCCGGCAATACGGTGGTGTTCAAGCCGTCGGAAAAGACCCCGGCGGTCGGCGAGATGCTGGTCCAGCTGTATCACGAAGCGGGCGTGCCGGAAGGCGCGGTCAGGCTGCTGATCGGGGGGCCGAACGAGGGCCGTGCGCTGGCCGGCGAGGACGGGATCGACGGGCTGCTGTTCACCGGTTCGGCCCGGGCCGGACAGGCGCTCCACCGCCAGTTCGCCGACATGCCGCACAAGATCCTGGCGCTGGAACTGGGCGGCAACAACCCCCTGGTGGTGTGGGACGCGGCCGACACTGCCGCCGCGGCGACCATTGCGGTGCAGTCGGCCTATCTGTCGGCCGGGCAGCGCTGCACCGCCGCGCGGCGGCTGATCGTGCCCGAGGGCCGCGCCGGGGACGCGCTGGTCCAGGCGATGCTCAAGCTGATGGACCGGCTGATTGTCGGCGAGCCGTTCGCCGAGCCGCAGCCGTTCATGGGGCCGGTGATCGACAATGACGCGGCCGACCATATCCAGGCGCAGTTCCTCGACCTGATGATCAAGGGTGGGAAGGTGATCCGCCGCCTCGACCGGCCGCAGGAGCAGCAGCCGTTCCTGACCCCGGCGCTGATCGAAGTGACCGACGTGGCGGGTCGCCCCGACGAGGAGATGTTCGGGCCGGCGCTGCAGCTGATCCGGGTCGACAGCTTCGAGGCGGCCATCGCCGAGGCCAACAACACCCGCTTCGGGCTTGCCGCGAGCCTAGTCGGTGGGTCGCCCGAGCAGTTCGACCGCTTCTGGAACGAGGTAAGGGCCGGGGTGATCAACTGGAACAAGCCGACCAACGGTGCGCCGTCGAACGCGCCGTTCGGAGGCGTCGGCCTCAGCGGCAACCACCGGCCGAGCGCGGCCTATGCGGCGGATTATTGCGCTTATCCGGTGACCAGCAGCGAGGCGGAGATTGCGCGGGCCACGATCGGCGAGGGTCTGCGCGACCCCACTATGCTGGAAGACTAA
- a CDS encoding GAF domain-containing protein, translating into MNDEFAREVAAEGSDPEIGSILLEVCHATRMGFVAVARVTEERWIAAQVVDRIGFGLDPGGELEVKKTICDDIRRCGQAIIIDRIADDPEWRTHPVPMLYGFESYASLPIVLANGEFYGTLCAIDPEERVLSTVETVALLRRCADRVAAILNERRQGAIQS; encoded by the coding sequence ATGAACGACGAGTTCGCACGCGAAGTCGCGGCTGAAGGCAGCGATCCGGAGATCGGCAGCATCCTCCTGGAGGTCTGCCACGCCACCCGCATGGGCTTCGTCGCGGTCGCCAGGGTCACCGAAGAGCGCTGGATCGCCGCCCAGGTGGTCGACCGCATCGGCTTCGGGCTCGACCCCGGGGGCGAACTGGAAGTGAAGAAGACCATCTGCGACGACATCCGCAGGTGCGGCCAAGCCATCATCATCGACCGCATCGCCGACGATCCCGAATGGCGAACCCACCCCGTCCCCATGCTCTACGGTTTCGAGAGCTACGCCTCGCTCCCGATCGTTCTCGCCAATGGCGAATTCTACGGAACGCTGTGCGCCATCGACCCCGAAGAGCGCGTGCTCAGCACCGTCGAGACGGTAGCTCTGCTACGGCGCTGTGCCGATCGGGTTGCGGCGATTCTCAATGAGAGGCGTCAGGGCGCTATTCAATCGTAG
- a CDS encoding alpha/beta fold hydrolase: MARYEDRNYNSTDGLRLHYRDYAGGDPDQPPILCLPGLTRNARDFEPVADRFAGEWRVLALDFRGRGGSAADPDPSRYMPATYARDVIKLLDQLGIADAVFIGTSLGGLVTMLIAAMENERIAGALLNDIGPEVDPKGIERIRTYVGQPVTWTSFADAGAAMMSRMGDVYPRWGAAEWERFARRCCREEGPQVVYDYDMRIAEPFAEANDATQPNLWPWLDHLKGRPVTILRGATSDLFSAATADRMVRELGDEAELVTIEQVGHAPSFDEPESIAAVERLLARVKG; encoded by the coding sequence GTGGCTCGGTACGAGGACCGGAACTACAACAGCACGGACGGCCTTCGGCTCCATTATCGCGATTATGCGGGTGGAGACCCCGACCAGCCCCCGATCCTGTGCCTTCCGGGCCTGACCCGCAATGCCCGCGATTTCGAGCCGGTGGCCGACCGCTTCGCCGGCGAATGGCGGGTCCTCGCGCTCGACTTCCGTGGCCGCGGCGGAAGCGCGGCCGACCCCGATCCCTCGCGCTACATGCCGGCGACCTATGCCCGCGATGTGATCAAGCTGCTCGACCAGCTCGGCATCGCTGACGCGGTGTTCATCGGCACCTCGCTCGGTGGGCTCGTCACCATGCTGATCGCGGCGATGGAGAATGAACGGATCGCCGGAGCTTTGCTCAACGACATCGGGCCCGAGGTCGACCCTAAGGGGATCGAGCGCATCCGCACCTATGTCGGCCAGCCGGTGACCTGGACCAGCTTCGCCGACGCCGGCGCAGCGATGATGAGCCGGATGGGCGACGTCTATCCCCGCTGGGGCGCGGCCGAGTGGGAGCGCTTCGCCCGCCGCTGCTGCCGCGAGGAAGGGCCGCAGGTCGTCTACGACTATGACATGCGCATCGCCGAGCCCTTCGCCGAGGCCAATGACGCCACCCAGCCCAATCTCTGGCCGTGGCTCGACCACCTCAAGGGTCGCCCGGTGACCATCCTGCGCGGCGCCACCAGCGACCTCTTTTCCGCCGCCACCGCCGACCGCATGGTCCGCGAACTGGGCGACGAGGCCGAACTGGTGACCATCGAACAGGTTGGTCACGCCCCCAGCTTCGACGAACCCGAAAGCATCGCCGCCGTCGAACGCCTGCTGGCACGGGTGAAGGGCTGA
- a CDS encoding DMT family transporter: MTAEDTDRPAAQRPLAGILLRLVTALLLAIMFAGVKLAGNRGVHVVESLFYRQIGSVVCATGLVLAGPGLASLRTRRVGAHIGRMALGLTSMAMNFLAILLLPLADATAIGFTVPIFATILAALVLGEATGRWRWGAVVVGFLGVLLIVHPGEGGVPLLGAAVALVGAGMTAAVTIVIRRLGATERASTTVFWFAASSLLPLGLLMLHFGRAHDAATFAILAGLALAGGLAQLTLTASLRLAPVALVMPMDYTSLLWATLLGLWLFAELPTATVWLGAPVIIASGLVIVWREHHLARRAALAARAATPS, from the coding sequence ATGACCGCGGAAGATACCGACCGTCCCGCCGCCCAGCGCCCGCTTGCCGGTATCCTGCTGCGGCTGGTGACGGCGCTGCTCCTGGCGATCATGTTCGCCGGCGTGAAGCTGGCGGGCAATCGCGGCGTCCATGTCGTGGAAAGCCTCTTCTATCGTCAGATCGGCTCGGTCGTCTGCGCCACCGGGCTGGTCCTCGCTGGACCCGGTCTCGCCTCGCTGCGGACCAGGCGGGTCGGCGCCCACATCGGCCGGATGGCGCTCGGCCTCACCTCGATGGCGATGAACTTCCTCGCCATCCTGCTGTTGCCGCTGGCCGACGCCACCGCGATCGGTTTCACAGTGCCGATCTTCGCGACGATCCTCGCCGCCCTCGTGCTGGGCGAGGCAACGGGGCGCTGGCGGTGGGGCGCGGTGGTGGTCGGTTTCCTTGGCGTCCTACTGATCGTTCATCCGGGCGAGGGCGGGGTGCCGCTACTCGGCGCTGCGGTGGCGCTGGTCGGGGCCGGCATGACCGCCGCCGTGACCATTGTCATCCGCCGTCTCGGCGCGACCGAGCGGGCGTCGACCACGGTCTTCTGGTTCGCCGCCAGCAGCCTCCTGCCGCTCGGACTGCTCATGCTCCACTTCGGCCGTGCGCATGACGCCGCCACCTTCGCCATCCTTGCCGGCCTCGCGCTGGCCGGCGGTCTTGCCCAGCTTACCCTGACCGCCAGTCTCCGTCTCGCCCCGGTCGCGCTGGTTATGCCGATGGACTATACCTCCCTGCTCTGGGCGACCCTGCTCGGGCTGTGGCTGTTTGCCGAGCTGCCCACCGCCACCGTCTGGCTCGGCGCGCCGGTGATCATCGCCAGCGGTCTCGTCATCGTCTGGCGGGAACATCATCTCGCCCGGCGCGCTGCTCTAGCGGCCCGTGCTGCCACCCCGTCATAA